In Plodia interpunctella isolate USDA-ARS_2022_Savannah chromosome 9, ilPloInte3.2, whole genome shotgun sequence, a single genomic region encodes these proteins:
- the LOC128672208 gene encoding uncharacterized protein LOC128672208 yields MKSDGSDPMNREVIIGEVCEAGNEEIAKPITGVTDSSDVLSEIDSHIVVTRNDSNIIVTKKKKAIKSISLENRKRSWVWKYFEKVSNIMYRCRFCNAILSIKGCNTNNLNRHMRTKHTKTFQLEMEGKKDEDITIDMDSCKQEILDKDLTETYMASDTIASESPGKLRSWVWTYFSRISGTLAQCKLCKRNICHGGNATGNMNRHLKMRHNKTGESSDHTWIWKVFDVNEEDFYTCKICQYQCLKMDDLDMSINTILNHLRLEHGVISGDQIITPAGCK; encoded by the exons ATGAAGTCTGATGGCAGTGATCCGATGAATCGTGAGGTGATCATCGGTGAAGTATGTGAAGCTGGTAATGAAGAAATAGCGAAGCCGATCACTGGTGTCACAGACAGTTCCGATGTTTTGTCAGAAATCGACAGCCATATTGTTGTGACAAGAAATGACAGTAATATTATTGTGacgaaaaagaagaaagcaaTCAAAAGTATTTCAT tGGAGAACAGAAAGCGCAGTTGGGTGTGGAAGTACTTCGAGAAAGTGAGCAACATCATGTACCGCTGTCGGTTCTGCAACGCTATATTGTCTATTAAAGGCTGCAATACAAACAACTTGAACAGACATATGAGGACGAAGCACACTAAGACTTTTCAG cTTGAGATGGAGGGGAAGAAGGATGAAGACATTACTATTGATATGGACTCCTGCAAACAGGAAATCTTAGATAAAGATTTGACTGAGACGTACATGGCTTCTGATACTATTGCTAGTG AGAGCCCGGGCAAACTGCGCAGCTGGGTGTGGACGTACTTCAGCCGGATCTCGGGCACGCTTGCGCAGTGCAAGCTGTGCAAGCGCAACATCTGCCACGGCGGGAACGCCACCGGCAACATGAACAGACATCTCAAGATGAGGCACAATAAAACTGGAG AATCCTCGGACCACACATGGATCTGGAAGGTGTTCGATGTGAACGAAGAGGACTTCTACACTTGCAAGATATGCCAGTACCAGTGTCTCAAGATGGACGACCTCGATATGAGCATCAACACCATACTGAACCACCTGAGGCTCGAGCACGGAGTGATCTCCGGAGACCAGATCATCACTCCGGCTGGTTGTAAATAG
- the LOC128672431 gene encoding uncharacterized protein LOC128672431: protein MTSIAMRPDLLLVRKRRRLPSNREGVQTNGILIPSGKGKHPLLMYKKQTYTFKVPSNSGVLWHCSRRNRTGCKAFVKTDPDQWHIVMMANNVHCHDAKSAPKRKKRKPQFYEQI, encoded by the exons ATGACCAGCATTGCCATGAGGCCAGACTTGCTGTTAGTACGAAAGAGAAGAAGACTGCCAAGCAACAGAGAAGGAGTCCAGACTAATG GAATTCTAATACCATCTGGGAAAGGAAAGCACCCGCTGCTGATGTACAAGAAGCAGACTTATACATTCAAAGTTCCCTCCAACAGTGGGGTCCTATGGCACTGCTCCAGGAGGAACCGGACCGGATGCAAGGCCTTCGTGAAGACGGATCCTGACCAGTGGCACATCGTGATGATGGCCAATAACGTGCACTGCCACGACGCTAAATCTGCTCCGAAGAGAAAGAAAAGGAAGCCGCAATTTTatgaacaaatttaa